The Clostridium sp. AWRP genome has a window encoding:
- a CDS encoding DNA topoisomerase IV subunit A: protein MVKNTVIPKDNNIIKIPIEEAMPDNYLPYAVEVAKDRALPDVRDGLKPVHRRIIYGSYMLKAFPDKPYYKSARIVGDILGKYHPHGDTSVYDAMVILAQDFTTRMPIIDGHGNWGSQDGDSAAAMRYTEARLTPIAMEMIRDIEKGVVNMVDNYSGSEKEPEVLPARYPNLLVNGAFGIAVGLATNIPPHNLREVIDATVAYIDDRDITVEELMNYIKGPDLPTGGIIIGKKSMISAYETGEGKVTLRAKTSIEKLDSGRLGIVITEFPYRRSKAKLLQVISEMTADKRYARALEPISDIRDESDRSGIRAVIEFKKSTDMKLAQKILKYLLKKTDLQCNISFNMVALGDGKPITMGLKLILKYYVEYQKEIITKRTKRELEEAKKRFHIVEGFIKALGIMDEIIKTIRSSKSKKDAASNLMEQFDFTYPQAEAILELMLYRLTGLEIDSFEKEHEKLLKVIKKLTKILESEKEILKVIKKELIEVGEKYGDDRRTAIVEEDEKAKIDVDEIIIDEDVVITMSKEGYIKRTSLKSYNRSSGKVEDIEYREGDFNEYFINSSTKDTLMFFTDSGDMYRIRGMDIPELKWKEKGEKLDNLIKGIDLEENHITAVYSIKDFNLQKDFVFFTSIGGIKRTGIELFITNYTKLMALKLKNGEKLIGVELVDRSTNVEFIKVETKSGLEFTVKSPELNLEDRNIVTTPLVTLQGEDFAVKMDFSTEPEYKEFYININKSGIIKVLNSGKSSKSVFTNSLSYILIFTLDGEVFSIPAFMLQNVDNSGIDIKVLMNNIDVGNILKIISVENFDCGYVYFFTQYGMVKKTALMEFKQVAGCSTAYKFKDKKDSLVNVEYSDKEEIEIFLITERGMGIKFKANTVNAMGKLAAGVTAISLKEDDKVSYCFLIDGNDSKDYKLNLISEKGNKEQINLKDVVLQNRAGRGKSIMLIVMDDKVKKVHINY, encoded by the coding sequence TTGGTTAAGAACACAGTAATTCCAAAAGATAACAATATAATAAAAATTCCTATAGAAGAAGCTATGCCGGACAATTATCTTCCTTATGCAGTAGAAGTGGCAAAGGACAGGGCACTTCCTGATGTTAGAGATGGGTTAAAACCTGTACATAGAAGGATAATATATGGGTCATATATGTTAAAGGCCTTTCCAGATAAACCATATTACAAGTCTGCCAGGATAGTAGGAGACATCCTTGGAAAATATCATCCTCATGGAGATACTTCCGTATATGACGCCATGGTAATACTAGCCCAGGATTTTACAACAAGGATGCCAATTATAGATGGTCATGGAAATTGGGGAAGTCAGGATGGAGATAGTGCAGCTGCCATGCGTTATACAGAAGCAAGACTTACACCTATTGCTATGGAGATGATAAGAGATATAGAAAAAGGTGTAGTAAATATGGTGGATAATTATTCTGGCTCTGAAAAGGAACCGGAAGTTCTTCCTGCAAGATATCCCAACTTACTTGTAAATGGAGCTTTTGGAATAGCCGTAGGTCTTGCCACTAACATACCACCACATAATTTAAGGGAAGTAATAGATGCGACTGTAGCATATATTGATGATAGAGACATAACTGTAGAAGAACTTATGAATTACATAAAAGGACCGGATTTACCTACAGGAGGAATAATTATAGGTAAAAAATCTATGATTTCAGCCTATGAAACAGGAGAAGGAAAGGTTACACTAAGGGCCAAGACTTCTATAGAGAAATTGGACAGCGGAAGACTTGGAATAGTTATTACAGAGTTCCCTTATAGAAGGAGTAAGGCAAAATTACTTCAGGTAATTTCTGAAATGACTGCAGACAAAAGGTATGCTAGGGCACTAGAGCCTATATCAGACATAAGGGATGAATCTGATAGAAGTGGTATAAGAGCAGTAATAGAATTCAAAAAATCTACAGATATGAAATTGGCTCAGAAGATTTTAAAATATTTACTAAAGAAAACGGATCTTCAATGCAATATATCTTTTAATATGGTAGCATTAGGAGACGGAAAGCCGATAACTATGGGGTTAAAACTCATATTGAAATATTATGTGGAATACCAAAAGGAAATCATAACAAAGAGAACTAAAAGGGAGTTGGAAGAAGCAAAAAAGAGATTTCATATCGTAGAGGGATTTATAAAAGCTCTAGGTATAATGGATGAAATTATAAAGACTATTAGAAGCTCTAAATCGAAAAAAGATGCTGCTTCAAACCTTATGGAACAGTTTGATTTTACATACCCACAGGCGGAGGCTATATTGGAGCTTATGCTGTACAGGCTCACTGGACTTGAAATAGATTCTTTTGAAAAAGAACATGAAAAACTTTTGAAGGTTATAAAAAAACTTACTAAAATATTGGAAAGTGAGAAGGAAATTTTAAAAGTTATAAAAAAGGAACTTATTGAAGTTGGAGAAAAGTATGGGGACGATAGAAGAACTGCTATTGTTGAAGAAGATGAAAAGGCAAAAATAGATGTAGATGAAATTATAATAGATGAAGATGTAGTTATCACTATGTCAAAAGAGGGATATATAAAGAGGACCTCTTTAAAAAGTTATAATCGCTCTAGTGGAAAAGTTGAAGATATAGAATATAGAGAAGGAGATTTCAACGAGTATTTTATAAATTCCAGCACAAAAGATACCCTTATGTTCTTTACAGATTCTGGTGATATGTATAGGATTAGAGGAATGGATATCCCTGAGCTTAAGTGGAAGGAAAAAGGAGAAAAGCTGGATAACTTGATAAAAGGGATTGATTTAGAAGAAAATCACATAACTGCAGTATACAGTATAAAAGATTTTAATTTGCAAAAGGATTTTGTGTTTTTTACTAGCATTGGTGGAATAAAAAGAACGGGAATTGAGTTATTCATCACAAATTATACAAAACTTATGGCATTGAAATTAAAAAATGGGGAAAAACTTATAGGGGTAGAACTTGTTGATAGAAGTACAAATGTAGAATTTATAAAAGTAGAAACTAAATCCGGACTTGAGTTTACGGTAAAAAGTCCAGAACTTAATTTAGAAGATAGAAATATAGTTACTACACCACTTGTTACATTACAAGGAGAAGATTTTGCAGTAAAGATGGATTTTTCAACAGAGCCAGAATATAAGGAGTTTTATATAAACATAAATAAGTCTGGAATAATTAAAGTTTTAAATTCAGGAAAATCTTCTAAAAGTGTGTTTACCAATTCTTTAAGTTACATATTGATATTTACATTAGATGGAGAAGTCTTTTCTATACCTGCTTTTATGCTTCAGAACGTAGATAATAGTGGCATAGATATTAAGGTACTTATGAATAATATAGATGTAGGTAACATATTAAAGATAATTTCTGTGGAGAATTTTGATTGCGGATATGTATACTTTTTTACCCAATATGGTATGGTAAAAAAGACTGCATTAATGGAATTTAAACAGGTTGCTGGATGTTCTACTGCTTATAAATTTAAGGATAAAAAAGATTCTCTTGTAAATGTAGAATACAGTGACAAGGAAGAAATAGAAATATTTTTAATAACTGAAAGAGGAATGGGAATAAAGTTTAAAGCAAATACCGTAAATGCTATGGGAAAATTAGCTGCAGGTGTTACAGCTATAAGTTTAAAGGAAGATGATAAGGTATCATATTGTTTCCTTATAGATGGTAATGATAGCAAAGATTATAAGCTAAACCTAATTTCTGAAAAAGGAAACAAAGAGCAAATAAATTTAAAAGATGTAGTCCTTCAAAATAGAGCAGGAAGGGGAAAAAGCATCATGCTTATAGTTATGGACGATAAGGTTAAAAAAGTCCACATTAACTATTAA
- a CDS encoding lipoate--protein ligase, whose translation MINVVNNSNNPYFNLALEEYFVKYKDLREDILILWQNEPVIVVGKNQNTYEELNLEYVDKNNIKVVRRLSGGGAVYHDLGNLNFTIIKNKSKLHKNDFSFFSLPVVSCLNKLGVKATFSGRNDILIDGKKFSGNSQYFHKEKLLHHGTILFSSDLTILSKALKVKKEKFESKGIKSVKSRVTNISEHIDKGLSLIKFKDMLIQCFFESRKENPKNYVLSEEDTKKINELVNNKYGTWEWNFGKSPKFNYNKEMRFDAGSICVKVNVIDGMMKEFKVEGDFFEENPIKEMEDLFIDKKFNIEEIKNIIEENDVSKYILKLTNDDFMKLFL comes from the coding sequence ATGATAAACGTTGTTAATAATTCAAATAATCCATATTTTAACCTTGCCCTTGAGGAATATTTTGTGAAATATAAAGATTTAAGAGAAGATATATTAATATTGTGGCAGAATGAACCAGTTATAGTAGTTGGTAAAAATCAAAATACTTATGAAGAGTTAAATCTGGAATATGTAGATAAAAACAATATTAAAGTTGTGAGAAGGTTGTCTGGTGGAGGTGCAGTATACCATGATCTTGGCAATTTGAATTTTACTATAATAAAAAATAAATCCAAACTTCATAAAAACGATTTCTCTTTCTTTTCACTACCAGTAGTGTCCTGTCTAAATAAATTGGGAGTTAAAGCAACTTTCAGTGGCAGAAATGACATTTTAATAGATGGAAAAAAGTTTTCTGGTAATTCACAGTATTTTCATAAGGAAAAGTTATTGCATCATGGAACTATTTTATTTTCAAGTGATTTAACTATATTGTCAAAGGCATTAAAAGTAAAAAAAGAAAAATTTGAATCTAAGGGAATAAAATCGGTAAAAAGCAGAGTTACAAATATAAGTGAACATATTGATAAAGGGTTATCACTTATAAAATTTAAAGATATGTTAATTCAATGCTTTTTTGAAAGCAGAAAAGAGAATCCTAAAAATTATGTTTTAAGTGAGGAAGATACGAAAAAGATAAATGAACTTGTTAACAATAAGTATGGCACCTGGGAATGGAATTTTGGAAAATCTCCTAAGTTTAATTATAATAAAGAAATGAGATTTGATGCAGGAAGTATATGTGTAAAGGTAAATGTAATTGATGGAATGATGAAGGAATTTAAAGTAGAGGGCGACTTCTTTGAGGAAAATCCTATAAAGGAAATGGAAGATCTATTTATTGATAAAAAGTTTAATATTGAAGAGATAAAAAATATTATAGAAGAAAATGATGTGTCAAAGTATATTTTAAAACTAACTAATGATGACTTTATGAAATTATTTTTATGA
- a CDS encoding DJ-1 family glyoxalase III: MKKAIVLLARGFEEVEALTCVDILRRGGIHCITCSINSEDDVMGTHEIHVKANSLLEKTNTDKYDALIIPGGMPGAANLRDNHQVIQVVKDFNNSKKIVAAICAGPIVLKKAGIIENKKVTSYPGYENDIAPVSYSEDVVVQDENIITSRGPATAMHFAFKILENLADRDTLEKLKKDMLFNLV; encoded by the coding sequence ATGAAAAAGGCTATAGTTTTACTTGCAAGAGGTTTTGAGGAAGTAGAGGCTTTAACTTGTGTAGATATTTTGAGAAGAGGTGGGATACACTGTATAACTTGTTCTATAAATTCTGAAGATGATGTAATGGGTACCCATGAGATACATGTAAAGGCTAACAGCCTATTAGAAAAAACCAATACGGATAAATATGATGCTTTAATAATACCTGGTGGAATGCCTGGAGCAGCTAATTTGAGAGATAACCATCAGGTTATACAAGTTGTAAAAGACTTCAATAATTCTAAAAAGATAGTAGCTGCTATTTGTGCAGGACCTATAGTATTAAAAAAAGCAGGTATTATTGAAAATAAGAAGGTAACTTCCTATCCAGGATATGAAAATGATATAGCACCTGTAAGCTATAGTGAGGATGTAGTGGTTCAAGATGAAAATATTATAACAAGTAGGGGCCCTGCTACTGCCATGCATTTTGCCTTTAAAATTTTAGAAAATTTGGCAGATAGGGATACTTTGGAAAAGTTAAAGAAAGATATGCTTTTTAATTTAGTTTGA
- a CDS encoding pitrilysin family protein yields the protein MQEYILGNGLKLLYEYRAAKVTSLCIGFNAGALEEEKKIHLGTAHAVEHLISKGSKNRSENQINFEIESIFGFENAMTNYPYTIYYGTCLSEDLERAVELYSDLLLNPLFSTKGFKEEINVILQEIKEWEDDMYRHCESTLFRNSFKRRRIRELIVGNKNSIESITLDEIKSFYHDFYFPENCTICVCSSLNINFIIDIISTYFGLWKSDLKKCVYEKSLCEAVRTGVFEEIVPGITGAKIQYIFDIQNLNQKEFKALLLLNAAFGQGTDSILFNKIRTENALAYEVGSSIKNERGIKLLSINMGTSFENVKKAISITSDTIDKLKCLKGYFTGAKIKALSKSINLKREIKFERSVEFCKEVVTSELMQRGCRYDGYSNIYNLDDVREEDIIGVANKVMVKPSIQILTGN from the coding sequence TTGCAAGAATATATACTGGGTAACGGGTTGAAATTGTTATATGAATATAGAGCAGCAAAAGTAACTTCCCTCTGTATAGGTTTTAATGCAGGGGCATTAGAGGAAGAAAAAAAAATTCATTTAGGTACAGCTCATGCAGTAGAACACCTTATATCTAAGGGAAGTAAAAATAGAAGTGAAAATCAGATAAATTTTGAAATTGAAAGTATATTTGGATTTGAAAATGCTATGACAAATTATCCCTATACAATTTACTATGGTACATGTCTCTCAGAGGATTTGGAAAGAGCAGTTGAACTTTACAGCGACCTGCTCTTGAATCCTCTTTTTTCAACTAAAGGTTTTAAGGAAGAGATAAATGTTATACTTCAGGAAATTAAAGAATGGGAAGATGATATGTATAGGCATTGTGAGAGTACTCTTTTTAGAAATTCCTTTAAAAGAAGAAGGATAAGAGAACTTATAGTAGGCAATAAAAACAGCATAGAATCAATTACTTTAGATGAAATAAAAAGTTTTTATCATGACTTTTATTTTCCTGAAAATTGTACCATTTGTGTATGTTCGTCTTTAAATATTAATTTTATTATAGATATAATAAGCACATATTTTGGATTATGGAAAAGTGATTTAAAAAAATGTGTGTATGAAAAAAGTTTGTGCGAGGCAGTGAGAACTGGAGTATTTGAAGAAATTGTACCAGGTATAACTGGAGCTAAAATTCAATATATATTTGATATACAAAATTTAAATCAGAAGGAATTCAAAGCGCTGCTTCTTCTTAATGCTGCTTTTGGACAAGGAACAGATAGTATTCTTTTTAATAAGATAAGGACAGAAAATGCACTGGCTTATGAAGTTGGAAGCAGCATAAAAAATGAAAGGGGAATAAAACTTCTTTCTATAAACATGGGCACTTCTTTTGAAAATGTAAAAAAAGCAATTTCTATAACTTCCGATACAATAGACAAATTGAAATGTTTAAAAGGGTACTTTACTGGGGCTAAAATAAAGGCTTTAAGTAAAAGTATAAATTTAAAGAGAGAAATAAAATTTGAAAGATCCGTTGAATTTTGTAAAGAAGTTGTTACTTCTGAACTTATGCAAAGAGGGTGCAGATATGATGGTTATTCAAATATATATAATTTAGATGATGTTCGAGAAGAAGATATAATTGGAGTTGCAAACAAGGTTATGGTTAAACCCTCTATACAGATTTTAACTGGAAACTAA
- the recJ gene encoding single-stranded-DNA-specific exonuclease RecJ — translation MQAKWMLKRCKKDVKAIGKMAGISEVVASILVNREIETQGEIKSFINPSMRDLQNPLLMKDMERGVDIIYSAIKEEKNIAVYGDYDVDGVMSTYILYCGLLRCGARVKYHIPDRITEGYGINIHSIEKLKEDGIQLIITCDNGISALDQIKRAVELNMQVVITDHHDIPFSDEDGKRKFLIPEADAVIDPKQEDCKYPFKKLCGAGVAFKFIQVLYDKFNIKKEEALKFIEYAAIGTICDVVDLIGENRIIAKKGLEMLNNTENLGIRELIKETSLEDKTLNSYHIGFVIGPCINATGRLESAALALELLLCKDPDRAYELAKKLHELNIHRQDMTINSLNKIIDKVEKSDLKKDKVLVVYEKGVRESIAGIVAGRLKERYNVPSIVITNGKDFSKGSGRSIEGYNMFEELVKCKELMYQFGGHPLAAGLSIEEENIDKLRDRLNKNCKLTDEDIIPKIRIDKQVPLNSISFKMIEDIKRLEPFGKGNSTPVFGEKSVDVFRIYFIGKDKNTLKLFCRLKNSLNKIDALSFDGGEKFRQLVFKAYGSREAYKILNNDFKNLKMDFIYLPSVNEYKGNRNIQLILKDFRLS, via the coding sequence TTGCAGGCAAAGTGGATGTTAAAAAGGTGTAAAAAAGACGTAAAAGCTATTGGCAAAATGGCAGGGATAAGTGAAGTTGTAGCTTCAATTCTTGTAAATAGGGAAATAGAAACACAGGGAGAGATAAAAAGTTTTATAAATCCCTCCATGAGAGATCTCCAGAATCCGCTGCTTATGAAAGATATGGAAAGAGGCGTAGATATAATATATAGTGCTATAAAAGAGGAAAAAAATATAGCAGTATATGGAGATTATGATGTGGATGGAGTAATGAGCACTTACATATTATATTGTGGACTTTTAAGGTGTGGTGCTAGGGTAAAATATCATATTCCTGACAGAATTACAGAAGGTTATGGAATAAATATCCATAGTATAGAAAAACTTAAAGAAGATGGAATACAGCTTATAATAACTTGTGACAATGGAATTTCGGCACTGGATCAAATTAAAAGGGCTGTGGAATTAAACATGCAGGTAGTCATAACTGACCATCATGATATACCTTTTTCAGATGAAGATGGAAAAAGAAAATTTCTAATTCCTGAAGCAGATGCTGTTATTGATCCAAAACAGGAAGACTGCAAATATCCTTTTAAAAAACTTTGTGGAGCAGGGGTTGCTTTTAAATTTATTCAGGTGCTTTATGATAAATTTAATATAAAAAAGGAAGAGGCACTTAAATTTATAGAGTATGCAGCTATTGGAACTATATGTGATGTAGTAGATCTCATAGGTGAAAATAGAATTATAGCTAAAAAAGGCCTTGAAATGTTAAATAACACAGAAAATTTAGGAATAAGGGAACTTATAAAAGAAACTTCATTAGAAGATAAAACCTTGAATTCTTATCATATAGGATTTGTAATCGGACCTTGCATAAATGCTACAGGAAGGCTCGAAAGTGCAGCTTTAGCACTGGAACTTTTACTTTGTAAAGATCCGGATAGGGCATATGAACTTGCTAAAAAACTTCATGAATTAAATATTCATAGGCAGGATATGACGATTAACAGTTTAAATAAAATAATAGATAAAGTTGAAAAGTCAGATTTGAAAAAAGACAAAGTACTTGTGGTATATGAAAAAGGAGTACGTGAAAGTATAGCAGGAATAGTTGCAGGAAGGCTTAAAGAAAGATATAATGTACCTTCTATTGTAATAACTAATGGAAAAGATTTTTCTAAGGGATCAGGTAGATCTATTGAAGGTTATAATATGTTTGAAGAACTTGTAAAATGTAAGGAGCTAATGTACCAATTTGGAGGCCATCCTTTGGCAGCAGGATTGTCTATAGAAGAAGAAAATATAGATAAGCTTAGAGATAGATTAAATAAAAATTGCAAACTTACAGATGAGGATATAATACCTAAGATTAGAATAGATAAACAGGTTCCCTTAAACAGCATATCTTTTAAAATGATAGAAGATATAAAGAGATTAGAGCCTTTTGGCAAAGGAAATTCTACACCTGTATTTGGAGAAAAAAGTGTGGATGTATTCAGAATTTATTTCATAGGTAAGGACAAAAATACTTTGAAACTATTCTGCAGGCTGAAAAATAGTTTAAACAAAATTGATGCACTATCTTTTGATGGAGGGGAAAAGTTTAGACAATTGGTATTTAAAGCTTATGGAAGCAGGGAAGCTTATAAAATTTTAAATAATGATTTTAAAAATCTAAAAATGGATTTTATATATTTGCCTTCTGTTAATGAGTATAAAGGAAATAGAAATATACAGCTTATATTAAAAGATTTTAGATTATCATAA
- a CDS encoding arginine repressor produces the protein MKTARHTKILEIINSKDIETQEELVEELKNAGIEVTQATVSRDIKKLKIIKVVGQNGKSKYSVIRHTGKLFPDKIVAIFSQTIIDVQTMKNFVVIKTLSGSAKAAAEAADSLAFNGVVGTVAGNNTLFVITTDEKAALSLAKKIKNMISNQ, from the coding sequence ATGAAAACTGCAAGACATACAAAAATACTTGAAATTATTAATTCAAAGGATATAGAAACACAGGAGGAGCTAGTAGAAGAGCTTAAGAATGCGGGAATAGAAGTAACTCAAGCCACTGTGTCAAGAGATATAAAAAAATTAAAAATTATAAAAGTAGTGGGCCAAAATGGAAAATCGAAATATTCTGTTATAAGGCATACAGGAAAATTGTTTCCTGATAAAATAGTAGCTATATTTTCACAAACAATTATTGATGTACAAACTATGAAAAATTTTGTCGTCATAAAAACCTTATCTGGTTCAGCTAAGGCAGCAGCGGAAGCGGCAGATTCTTTAGCTTTTAATGGGGTTGTTGGTACTGTAGCTGGAAATAACACATTATTTGTAATAACAACAGATGAAAAAGCAGCCTTGAGTTTGGCTAAAAAAATTAAAAACATGATTTCTAATCAATAA
- a CDS encoding amino acid permease has protein sequence MSLFRKRNVNNLESSVEANGLKRKLNAIDIAALGLGAVIGTGIFVVTGQGAHMAGPAVVISYLIAAITSTLCALTYAELATMFPVSGSTYSYCYVAFGEIIAWIVGWNLILEYLVSAAIVASGWSSVFVGILKLYNIYLPDTITKSLLSGGIIDLPAVLLIIFITYVLYKGVSESSKINNITVIIKIAVIVIFIALGVPHINVKNYHPFAPFGFKGIMTASSVIFFAYIGFDTVSTSAEESINPKRDVPIGLMICMTVIVVLYLTISLVLTGIVPFVKIDVNNALPFSLSQIGINWGSVLVSVGAVVGMISTLLVTLYGQIRIFMTMSRDGLIPSAFSKITSKNGIPGICTILTGIITGILSGFLPFNILMDLCNIGTLSAFVMVSIGVIILRKTMPNAERKFRCPGVPFTPILTVAFCLYLMAGLQPLTWMRFLIWTIVGLAIYFLYGIKHSTLNY, from the coding sequence ATGAGCTTATTTCGAAAAAGAAATGTGAATAATCTTGAAAGTTCTGTAGAGGCCAATGGATTAAAAAGAAAATTGAATGCTATTGATATAGCGGCCCTTGGACTTGGAGCAGTAATTGGAACTGGAATATTTGTTGTAACTGGACAGGGGGCACATATGGCAGGACCAGCAGTTGTAATTTCCTATTTAATCGCAGCAATAACCAGTACTTTATGTGCACTTACATATGCAGAACTTGCTACTATGTTTCCGGTTTCAGGAAGTACATATTCTTATTGCTATGTTGCCTTTGGAGAAATAATAGCATGGATTGTAGGATGGAATTTAATACTTGAGTACCTAGTATCTGCAGCTATAGTAGCGTCAGGGTGGTCCTCAGTATTTGTAGGAATTTTAAAATTATACAACATATATTTGCCTGATACCATTACCAAATCTCTTTTGTCAGGTGGCATAATTGATTTGCCAGCTGTACTTCTTATTATTTTTATAACATATGTGTTGTATAAAGGTGTTTCAGAGAGTAGTAAAATAAATAACATTACTGTAATTATTAAAATTGCTGTAATCGTTATTTTTATAGCGTTAGGTGTACCACATATAAATGTAAAAAATTATCATCCATTTGCGCCATTTGGATTTAAAGGAATAATGACAGCTTCTTCTGTTATATTTTTTGCTTATATAGGTTTTGATACAGTTTCAACTTCTGCAGAGGAGAGCATTAATCCTAAAAGAGATGTTCCAATTGGACTTATGATTTGTATGACAGTAATTGTTGTATTATATTTGACTATTTCTTTAGTATTAACTGGAATAGTTCCATTTGTGAAAATAGATGTAAACAATGCTCTCCCTTTTTCATTATCACAAATAGGAATTAATTGGGGATCTGTGTTAGTTAGTGTAGGAGCTGTGGTAGGTATGATTTCAACACTGCTTGTAACATTATACGGTCAAATTAGAATATTTATGACTATGTCAAGAGATGGATTAATTCCTAGTGCATTTTCTAAGATAACAAGCAAAAATGGGATACCAGGTATATGTACAATACTTACAGGTATTATAACGGGAATCCTTTCGGGTTTTTTGCCATTTAATATACTTATGGATTTATGTAATATAGGGACATTATCTGCATTTGTTATGGTATCTATAGGTGTAATAATTTTGAGAAAAACCATGCCAAACGCTGAGAGAAAGTTTAGATGTCCAGGAGTTCCATTTACACCAATTTTAACAGTAGCTTTTTGTTTGTATTTAATGGCTGGTTTACAACCTTTAACATGGATGAGATTTTTAATTTGGACAATAGTTGGTTTAGCAATTTACTTTTTATATGGAATTAAGCATAGTACTTTAAATTATTGA
- the arcA gene encoding arginine deiminase yields METKVLRRDSEVTSENGTSKTALNVTSEIGKLKTVLLHRPGQEIENLTPELLNRLLFDDIPYLKIAQQEHDAFADILRNKGVEVLYLENLAAESLYDTDTKLNFISEFIDEAKVESPALKDALTEYFLRLSNKDMIDKMMAGVRKEELKDYKRFSLYDQVNDSYPFICDPMPNLYFTRDPFATIGNGITLNHMRTETRNRETIFAKYIFRYHPRFKDCNIPLWFDRDENTSIEGGDELILNSKTLAIGISQRTDSASIEKVCRKLFCKGNSFKTILAFQIPVSRAFMHLDTVFTMVDYDKFTVHPEIEGPLVVYEITKDKDSSSGLKVVKQNIELEEVLEKYLGRKITLIRCGGGDKIHAAREQWNDGSNTLAIAPGEVVVYSRNHVTNKLLEEYGVKLNIMPSSELSRGRGGPRCMSMPLWRENL; encoded by the coding sequence ATGGAAACTAAAGTTTTAAGAAGAGATTCAGAAGTTACTTCTGAAAATGGTACTTCAAAAACAGCTTTAAATGTTACTTCAGAAATAGGGAAATTAAAAACAGTCTTATTGCATAGACCAGGCCAAGAAATAGAAAATCTTACTCCAGAATTATTAAATAGGTTATTATTTGATGATATTCCTTACTTGAAAATAGCCCAGCAGGAACATGATGCATTTGCTGACATATTGAGAAATAAAGGTGTTGAAGTTCTTTACTTGGAGAATTTGGCAGCAGAATCTCTATATGACACAGATACTAAGCTTAATTTTATTAGCGAATTTATTGACGAAGCTAAAGTAGAAAGTCCTGCATTAAAAGACGCACTTACAGAGTATTTTTTAAGATTATCTAATAAAGATATGATTGACAAAATGATGGCAGGAGTTAGAAAAGAAGAACTCAAAGATTATAAGAGATTTTCTCTTTATGATCAAGTAAATGATTCATATCCATTTATATGTGATCCAATGCCAAATCTATATTTTACAAGAGATCCATTTGCAACTATAGGAAATGGTATTACATTAAACCATATGAGAACAGAAACTAGAAATAGAGAAACTATATTTGCTAAATATATATTTAGATATCATCCTAGATTTAAGGATTGTAATATACCACTTTGGTTTGACAGAGACGAAAATACCTCTATTGAGGGTGGAGACGAATTAATATTAAATAGCAAGACTTTGGCTATTGGAATTTCTCAGAGAACTGATTCTGCTTCAATAGAAAAAGTTTGTAGAAAATTGTTCTGCAAAGGAAATAGCTTTAAGACAATTTTAGCATTTCAGATTCCTGTATCCAGAGCATTTATGCATTTAGATACTGTGTTCACTATGGTTGATTATGATAAGTTTACTGTTCATCCTGAAATTGAAGGACCTTTGGTTGTTTATGAAATAACAAAAGATAAAGATAGTTCAAGTGGATTAAAAGTAGTAAAACAAAATATTGAATTAGAAGAAGTATTGGAAAAATATCTTGGAAGAAAGATTACATTAATAAGATGCGGTGGTGGTGACAAAATACATGCTGCAAGAGAACAGTGGAATGATGGTTCCAATACATTAGCTATTGCCCCAGGTGAAGTAGTAGTTTATTCTAGAAATCATGTTACAAATAAACTGCTCGAAGAGTATGGAGTAAAACTTAATATTATGCCATCATCAGAGTTATCAAGAGGAAGAGGCGGCCCAAGATGTATGAGTATGCCACTTTGGAGAGAAAATTTATAA